A stretch of DNA from Mesorhizobium onobrychidis:
CGTCGTCGCACCGGGCTGGTGCAAGCATCTCTGGCGCACGCGCGGCCGGCGCGATGCAGCAACCTTGTGGCTTGCAATGATTGCAGCGGTGCTGCGGGTGAAGGGTCATCTGGTCTCGACCGCTTCGTTGATCGAAGCCGAGCGGCTCGCCCGGACGCTCGCCGCGATTCGCGAGCGGCCGAAACCCGGGTTTGAGGAATTGCGCGACGCCGCAATTGCGGCTCTGTTCAATGGCGAAGCGTTGCTGTGGGCCCTGGTCGAGGCCGAGCTGCTTCTAGGTGCGGACGTGGGCGAAATTCCACCCGACACGCCGTTGGCGCCGTTGATCGAGGATCTGCAGCGCAACCAGAAGGCGGCGCGGCTGAAACCTGAAGCGCTGGAGCGGGAACTATCAGTCGACCTGCGAAGCGACAGCGGGCTGTTTCGTTCGACATTGCTGCATCGGCTGAACGTGCTTGGTGTGCATTGGGGCAAGTTGACGGACGCCGGTCGGAGCCGTGGCACCTTCCGCGAGCGGTGGACCCTGGCCTGGGAGCCGGAATATGCCGTTCGCCTGGTGGAGAACCTGATCTACGGGCCGACCATCGAAAAGGCTGCCAACGGCCGCCTGATCCAGATGATCGAAGCCGCAGCAACCCTCGATACGCTTGCGGCACTGGTCCAGGGCGCCATCACGGCAGGCCTGTCGGAAGCATCGACGGCCGGTCTCGCGGCCCTGGAGGCGCGCGCGGCGCGCAGCAGCGAATGCCTGGAGATTCTGGCCTCGGTGCCGCCGCTCGCCGACATCATCCGCTACGGCGAGGCCCGCAAAACGGAGACGAACCGGCTTTCCGGCCTGATGGAGCGGCTGATCGTCGAAGGTGCGATCGCGCTTCCCTATGCGGCACGCGACCTGGATGAGCAGGCCGCCGCGACGCTGGCTAGCGCGATGCGCAAGGCCGATGAGGCGATCAGGCTGGTCGAGCCCGGGGAAGACGTGCTGGACGGATGGCGCAACGGGCTGGCTGCCGTGCTGGAGGGGTCGCGGGCGACGGCGCTGCTGGCCGGATGCGCCGCGCACCTGCTCTACGAGGCCGGCCGCCTGTCCGCCGAAGCCGCAGCCGGACTGCTCGGGCGACGCCTGTCGCCGGGCACGCCGGTCGCCGAGGCGGCGGGGTTCTTCGAGGGCTTCTTCAGCACAGCCGGTCAACGGCTGATCTATGACGAAGGTCTGCGCGCCGCGGTCGATTCCTGGCTCAAATCTCTCGACGAAGATGCTTTCATCGCGCACCTGCCGTTGCTGCGCCGCGTCTTTTCCAATCTGGACAGCATGGAGCGCCGGCGGCTGATCGAAGCGGTTCTCGGCCGCGCCGCGCGCTTGCCGGCTGGCCTGACGCCGACGCCGGATGGCGGCGAGGCATGGCGCCGACACCTGGAACGGCTTGGACCATTGCTCATGGGAGGAAACGGCAATGGATGACGAGGGCGAAATGAACGGGCCTGGCCCACTCACTGCAGACGCCGGAGGGGAGCGCCGCTGGCGCCTGGCGATCGGCGCCGATGACGAGGCGTCGGCGGCACTTTCCAGCGACGACAAACGACTTTCGGCGGCACTCGATGCTCTCTACGGCGATGGTGCCAGCGCCGCAGCCAGCGACCCGCGCAAGCGGCGCGGCGGACTCGGCCGCTCGGCGCCGCGCGTTGCACAGTGGATGGGCGACATTCGCTCCTATTTCCCGCGCCAGTCGTTCAGATCGTCCAGAAGGACGCTTTCGAACGGCTGGACCTGAAGCAGATGCTGATGGAGCCGGAGTTCCTCAAAGCGATCGAGGCCGACGTCAACCTCGTCGCCGACCTGATTTCGCTGCGCTCGGTCATGCCGGCCAAGACCAAGGACATCGCCCGCACGATCATCGCCGATATCGTTGCCAAGCTGATGCAAAGGCTGGAGCAGAAAACCGCCGAGGCGATACGCGGCGCGCTCGACCGATCGAGGCGCACCAACCGCCCGCGTGCGCGCGATATCGACTGGCAGCGCACCATCTCGGCGAACCTTCGCCACTACCAGCCCGAGCACAAGACCATCGTGCCGGAGAAGCTGGTTGGTTTCATGCGCAAGCAGCGCCGGCTTGTCGATCTTGACGAAGTCGTTCTCTGCGTCGACCAGTCCGGCTCGATGGCGAGTTCGGTGATCTACGCCTCGATCTTCGCAGCGGTGATGGCCTCGCTGCCGGTCGTGCGCACGAAGCTCGTCTGTTTCGATACTGCCATCGTCGACCTTACGGAGGAACTCAGCGATCCCGTCGAAGTGCTGTTCGGCGTGCAGCTTGGCGGCGGTACCGACATCAACCAGGCGGTCGCCTACTGCGCCGACCGTATCGAGCGGCCAACCAAGTCGCATCTGGTATTGATCACCGACCTCTACGAGGGCGGCAACGGCCAGGAGTTGCTGCGGCGGCTGGCGGCGCTGGTTCGATCCGGCGTCAATCTCGTCGTGCTTCTGGCGCTGACCGACCAGGGCCGGCCCGGCTATGATCCCACCATGGCAGGTTCGGTTGCGGCGCTTGGCGTGCCGGTCTTCGCCTGCACGCCGGATCTGTTCCCGGACATGATGGCGGCGGCATTGCGCCGGGAGGATATCGGCGCCTGGGCGGCGGGGGCCGATATCAAGCTCATTCGCGCCGACGCCGAGGCGCCGAGTCACTCAACACCTACTCCCATATAGGTTTGACAAATAGCGGGCCGCACCTATGGTCGACCTGTTACAGGAGCGGCGCATGGCGAAAACAACCGGCTATATTTTTGGCGGGTTTTCCGCACGTTTACCGGACGACAGAAATCGGTCGCAGCCCTCGCCCTCGCGTCTTCCGGCCGCAACGGTGCGGCCGGCGCGTTCACGTCCTTGAGCCTTATGTCCCAGAGGGTTGCCGAGCTCCTGTCGCGGCTGGAAAAGCGGTTGGACAGGTCAGCGATTGTTTCGGCCGACGAGGCCGGACCGCGTTACAGGGAAGATCCCGACGGCAAAGCCGGCGCGCCGCCGGAGTTCGTCCTGCGTCCGCGCACTGCCGGCGAGGTGTCGGACATACTGCGCCTGTGCAACGAGGCGGGGCAAAGGCTTGTCGTCCAGGGTGGCCGAACCGGGCTTGCCGGTGCGGCTCGCATCCAGCCCGGCGAAGCGGTGCTGTCGCTGGAGCGCATGACGGCGATCGAGACCCCCGACCGCGAGGCGGCAACGATCGTCGCCGAGGCCGGCGCACCACTGCAGATGGTGCAGGACGCGGCCGATACGGCCGGCTTGCTGTTCGGCGTCGACATCGGCGCGCGCGGCACGGCCACGGTCGGCGGCAATGTCGCCACCAATGCCGGCGGTATCCGGGTGCTGCGCTACGGCATGTACCGCGCGCAGGTGCTCGGCCTGGAAGCGGTACTTGCCGATGGCAGCATCCTGACTTCGCTCAAGGGCTTGCCCAAGGACAATTCCGGCTATGATCTCAACCAGCTCTTCATCGGCAGCGAAGGCACGCTGGGCGTCGTCACGCGCGCCTGCCTGCGGCTGCACCCGAAGCCGGCCACCGAGGTCAACGCCTTCTGCGCGCTTGCTTCGCTCGACGCGGCGATCGCGCTGCTCGGTCTGCTCAGACAGAGACTTGGACCCCTGCTCTCGGCCTATGAAG
This window harbors:
- a CDS encoding DUF5682 family protein gives rise to the protein MGHSDVTYFGIRHHGPGSADSLVQALQDLQPVAVLIEGPIDASALLPLLARPEMQPPVALLCYPEEDPASTSFWPFAEFSPEYQAVLWAVDKKAALRFIDLPSSARFTAAAADGAEKVDTGEAKEASEHDDVAPHRRDPIGTLARAAGYEDGESWWSDIIEQNPEPGPIFAAISDAMITLRDGEGSIAQYEAQREAHMRLEIAAARKEFDGPIAVVCGAWHVPALQATHPQKNDQALLKGIARRKSTMTLAPWTGPRLALGYGYGAGVVAPGWCKHLWRTRGRRDAATLWLAMIAAVLRVKGHLVSTASLIEAERLARTLAAIRERPKPGFEELRDAAIAALFNGEALLWALVEAELLLGADVGEIPPDTPLAPLIEDLQRNQKAARLKPEALERELSVDLRSDSGLFRSTLLHRLNVLGVHWGKLTDAGRSRGTFRERWTLAWEPEYAVRLVENLIYGPTIEKAANGRLIQMIEAAATLDTLAALVQGAITAGLSEASTAGLAALEARAARSSECLEILASVPPLADIIRYGEARKTETNRLSGLMERLIVEGAIALPYAARDLDEQAAATLASAMRKADEAIRLVEPGEDVLDGWRNGLAAVLEGSRATALLAGCAAHLLYEAGRLSAEAAAGLLGRRLSPGTPVAEAAGFFEGFFSTAGQRLIYDEGLRAAVDSWLKSLDEDAFIAHLPLLRRVFSNLDSMERRRLIEAVLGRAARLPAGLTPTPDGGEAWRRHLERLGPLLMGGNGNG
- a CDS encoding FAD-binding oxidoreductase; the protein is MSQRVAELLSRLEKRLDRSAIVSADEAGPRYREDPDGKAGAPPEFVLRPRTAGEVSDILRLCNEAGQRLVVQGGRTGLAGAARIQPGEAVLSLERMTAIETPDREAATIVAEAGAPLQMVQDAADTAGLLFGVDIGARGTATVGGNVATNAGGIRVLRYGMYRAQVLGLEAVLADGSILTSLKGLPKDNSGYDLNQLFIGSEGTLGVVTRACLRLHPKPATEVNAFCALASLDAAIALLGLLRQRLGPLLSAYEVNFAPLYGAMVAGMDALAPLPVGSPVYVLAEIQGSEPDRDGERFAAVLMQAVEDGVIDDVVVSQSPREFRALWAVREDANRFLFSIKGLVGVDISIPLARMGSFLREAEAAVQAVDRNADIYVFGHLGDSNLHYQVRTVDPAAAYDIVYRGVAAAGGGVSAEHGIGLDKKEWLHLVRSDAEIAAMRRLKAAFDPKNILNAGRVFDLAPAASIRDVPPQ